The Bacteroides ovatus genomic interval GCTATCTTTTTATTTTTTTGCTGCCTGTTCCAGCAATTTCTTACCTTTCTCTATTGCCTCCTCAATGGTTCCGACATTCAAGAAAGCCTGTTCGGGAAGATAATCCACTTCTCCTTCCAGAATCATCTTGAATCCCTTGATGGTGTCTTCAATACCCACCATCACACCCGGAACGCCCGTAAACTGTTCAGCCACGGCAAACGGTTGTGAAAGGAAACGCTGCACACGGCGGGCGCGGTTCACTACCATCTTGTCTTCTTCCGAGAGTTCTTCCATACCGAGGATGGAGATAATATCTTGTAATTCCTTGTTACGTTGCAGAATTTGTTTCACTTGCTGCGCTACGTCGTAGTGTTCCTGGCCAACAATGTGCGGGTCGAGGATACGTGACGTAGAAGCCAACGGGTCTACCGCCGGATAAATACCCAGCTCCGTAATCTTACGGTCGAGCACGGTAGTTGCGTCCAAGTGGCTGAAAGTTGTTGCAGGAGCCGGGTCGGTCAAGTCATCGGCAGGCACATACACCGCCTGTACGGAGGTGATAGAACCTTTGCGGGTAGACGTGATACGTTCCTGCATCGCACCCATTTCCGTAGCCAACGTGGGCTGGTAACCAACAGCGGAGGGCATACGTCCCAAAAGGGCGGACACTTCTGAACCTGCTTGCGTGAAACGGAAGATATTATCAATAAAGAACAGAATATCGCGTTTCTCACCTTCTTTTCCTGCGTCGCGGAAAGATTCCGCCACCGTCAGTCCGGACAATGCCACAGAGGCACGTGCGCCCGGAGGCTCGTTCATCTGACCGAAAATCAGAGACACTTGCGATTTCTCCAGTTCGTTATAATCCACTTTCGAAAGATCCCAGTGACCTTTCTCCATTCCTTCTTTGAATGCTTCGCCGTAACGGATTACACCGGATTCAATCATTTCGCGCAGCAAGTCGTTACCTTCACGGGTACGTTCACCTACTCCGGCAAATACAGAGAATCCATTATGTTTCTTGGCGATATTATTGATAAGTTCCTGAATCAATACAGTCTTTCCTACACCGGCACCGCCGAACAAACCGATTTTACCACCTTTGGCATACGGTTCGAGCAGGTCGATCACTTTGATACCTGTGAAGAGCACCTCTTGCACAGTAGTCAAATCCTCAAACTTAGGGGGGTCGCGATGAATGGAATATGCACCTTTGCGGTCGAGTCCTTTCATACCGTCGATCGAATCACCGACTACGTTCATCAGTCGTCCTTTAATCTGTTCGCCAATCGGCATCGTGATCGGGCCTCCGGTGGGATACACTTTCATGCCTCTCTGAAGTCCGTCAGTACTGTCCATCGCTACGGTACGCACCGTATTTTCGCCGATATGTTGCTGAACTTCTACAACCAGTATTTTGCCGTTTGGCCTCTTTATCTCCAGTGCGTCGTGGATGCTTGGCAGCACCAATTCTGCATCCGTACCCTCAAAGTACACATCGACCACAGGGCCGATCACCTGCGAGATATGTCCGATAATCTGTGACATAAGCAATCTCTTTTATTTATATTATTCTTTTCTCTCCTTTTTGACTTTATAATATGAAAGGAATGCACATTTTTCGCGTTTTACCTATTTCATTATTATAATAAACAGTTGAGTTCAGTTTTTGTTCAACTATTTTCTATATCCCATAAACTTCTGTCCTTAGAAATAGTTAAAGAAACAACTGCGCAAATGTAGAAACAATTCCGTGTCGTTGTGCTTCCTTTTTCATAATTTGTCGTTCGATAACACTTATTAGACCTACAATGACTACAGATTGACCAATTCAGGCAAATTTCTGCTACAAATCAATAGCAAAACAAGTTTGGGGGCAATAATCTATCAATAAACTAAATTAACCCATCGAGTTTCCTATCTCTTTGTTAAAAATCAATGGATTAGCAAAAACAAGAAATAGTGGCAAAAACAACTAGTTTTGTGTTCGAACACAGAAAAGTCCGTATTTTCATGTTTTCCTTAAGAAAGTTTAAAGCCATATTTCCTGTTTTTCTCCTATCTATTCTATTCCTTATATATTCCGCATTTTTGCATTAAGATTCACATCCATCTTTATAAAGTTCCCAATTTGCATAAAAGAGCAATATAATAACGCCACATACAATTATTATCTCATTTTTTTGCTGTAATTTTGCACCACTAATATAAAACACTCAAAATGATGAAGAAAATACTGTTACTCGGTTCTGGCGAACTAGGAAAAGAATTTGTAATTTCAGCTCAACGTAAAGGCCAGCACATCATTGCTTGCGACTCCTATGCAGGAGCACCGGCTATGCAAGTGGCCGATGAATTTGAAGTATTCGACATGCTGAACGGTGAAGAGCTGGAACGCGTGGTGAAGAAACACCACCCGGACATTATCGTTCCGGAGATTGAAGCAATCCGTACAGAACGTTTATACGACTTCGAAAAAGAAGGCATTCAGGTAGTTCCCAGCGCTCGTGCTGTGAACTTCACCATGAACCGTAAAGCCATTCGCGACCTTGCCGCCCAAGAACTCGGACTGAAAACAGCCAAATACTTCTATGCCAAAACCCTGGAAGAACTGAAAGAAGCTGCCGACAAAATAGGTTTCCCTTGTGTCGTTAAACCGTTGATGTCTTCTTCCGGCAAAGGACAATCGCTCGTGAAGAGTGCCGACGAACTCGAACACGCCTGGGAATACGGATGCAGTGGCAGCCGTGGCGATATTCGCGAACTTATCATTGAAGAATTCATCAAGTTCGACAGCGAAATCACCCTGCTCACCGTTACCCAAAAAAACGGCCCTACCCTCTTCTGCCCTCCCATCGGACACGTGCAGAAAGGTGGCGACTACCGCGAAAGTTTCCAGCCTGCACACATTGATCCCGCCCATTTGAAAGAAGCGGAAGAGATGGCGGAGAAAGTAACCCGTGCCCTCACAGGTGCAGGACTTTGGGGAGTTGAGTTCTTCCTAAGCCATGATAATGGAGTCTATTTCTCCGAACTCTCTCCTCGTCCGCATGACACAGGTATGGTGACACTGGCGGGCACACAAAACCTGAATGAATTTGAATTGCATCTGCGTGCCGTACTCGGTCTGCCCATTCCCGGCATCAAACAAGAACGGATAGGCGCAAGCGCTGTGATCCTTTCCCCGATTGCCAGCCAGGAACGTCCTCAATATCGCGGACTAGAAGAAGTGACCAAAGAAGAAGATACTTATCTCCGCATTTTCGGCAAACCGTTTACACGTGTCAACCGCCGTATGGGTGTGGTACTTTGTTATGCTCCGCTTGATTCTGATTTGGATGCGTTGCGCGACAAGGCTAAGAGAATTGCAGAGAAAGTAGAAGTTCATTAATACAAGAAATTCAGAGATAAGATGAATAAAATCCGCCAAGTAAACCTGTCTGATATTCCAGCACTGCAAGAGCTATATCAGCATACAGTTCTGACTGTGAACCGAAAAGATTATACAGCCGAAGAAGTAGCAGATTGGGCTTCGTGCGGAGACGATACGTCACACTGGAATGAGCTTTTCGAAGAACAACATTATGTGGTTGCAGAAAATGAAGAAGGCGTGATTGTAGGCTTTGGCTCTGTAAACGATGACGGATATATGCACACGCTGTTCGTTCACAAGGACTTTCAGCATCAAGGTGTCGCAACATCTTTGTATAAGCATCTCGAAGCATATGCACGAGAAAGAGGTGCGAAAAGATTAACATCGGAAGTTAGCATCACGGCAAAACCATTTTTTGAAAAACAAGGTTTTCAGGTCGATGAAGAGCAAAAGCGGAAAGCTAATCAAATGTGTCTCACCAATTATAAGATGAGCAAGCAGCTCTGTTAATCACATCTAATCATTTCTAAGATGAAAACATAGAAGAAAGCTCATTTGCAGATAAAGAAAGTCTTATTTTATATAAGAAGAACTCCAGCTATGGTGACGGATAAAGTTACATTAGCTGGAGTTTTTCTTTTTAACTTCATGAAATGAAAACGTCATTTCTTACTCAAGAAACGTTTAGCCAAATATTTACGTATTGGTTCATCATACAGCTTCAAACACAGATAAGCAAGAATAATACTCAAAATAAAGACACACAAAGCTACGTGCCAGGTTTCACCTAACGTGTAGAGTTGATTCTCAATCAGCCATGCATAGAACAGATACATCAACGGATAATGTATCACATAAACCGGATAAGATATATCTCCCAAAAACTTACATATCTTTGTCGATTGCTTGTCCGTGGTGGTGCCCGACGCTCCTATCCACAGAATGATAGGGAAAGCCACAATCACGCAAAACGCTTCATAAACACCATTCATGCAAAGCGGCTCCAACCCTTCCAGATAAGGAACAGAGAACAGGGCAATCAGCGCAATAGTACATATCCAAAATGCACCTTTCACCTTCATAGGCTTGAAATTGCGCGACATAAGCATACCCAACGAAAAAGGGAAAAGCATACGCAAGGAACCGCCCAAAAAGTTAACCCCATCCAGCGTCCAGCCCACTCCTATGTTTCCATAAGTGGAGACATTAAAAACAGCAAACGCCGCCAACGCTACGCCCAGCAACACCACAAACACCGTCAGTGCCTTGTTGGACAAGCGGCGAATGAACAACGCATACAGGATATTGCCGATATACTCAAAAAACAATGACCAGCAAGGACCATTCAACGGAAACATCTCACCGTTGCCACGAACTTCGTACCCAACACCCGGCATGGCAGGAATGAAGAAGATCGTACAAAGCAGAGACAACATTATCATGGAGATAGCTATGTGCGTCCCGTCCCATTGCACACTCCCCTGAATACAGAACGTGATAGCACCGAGAACGGCACCCATAATGACCATCGGATGAAGACGTATCAATCGGCGTTTAAAGAAATCTTTCATGGTGAGACTTTTACCCCAACGGTCGTCGTAAGCATAACCGATCACAAAACCCGAAAGGATAAAAAAGAAATCCACGGCTAAATATCCGTGATTCAGAGTTTCAATAGCGCTATTACTGGCAAAAGCGAAGCCCTCGAATACGTGATACCATATCACCATAAGAGCCGCCACACCGCGAAGTCCGTCAAGAAGATCATAATGCGCCTTGGTGTCTGAAAAAGCTGAAGCAGAAATGTTCGACATTTGTTTTTCTATTAGTAAGTTAGTATTTTCAGAAGGCAAAGATACGGTTTGCGCTACGAAGTTTCTTTGCTCTAAAGCAAAAAAGCCCTGCTAATCGCTATTTTTTAGCACGTACCCGACTAAGGGTATAGATGGAAATGCCCAGAAAAGCAGCCACATATTTCAGCTTCACTCGGTTTATTAATCCGGGATAGCGACGGTTGAACTGTTCGTAGCGTTCTTTGGGCGAAAGTTGGAGGCGCTCCACAAACATGTGGCTAAGCTCCTTATTCACATTCTGATGCAGGATTCTTCCCCAGTTGGCTATGTCGATATATGTTTCGTAGAGGGCATTCAGCTTGTCGATGTGGATGACGTAGATTTTGCAATCGGAAAGCGTTTCAACGCTTTCTACCGATGGTTGCTGATAGTAGAGCGAATCCATGCCGAACGTGACGTCGCCCTCCTGACTGAACCACGTAGTGGTGTCCTCTCCGTTGTGGTGGAATACGGAACGGGCGATGCCCTCTTCAATGAAATATACCAGGCGGTCTGTGACGCCTGCCTGAACGATACGGGTATCTTTGGGATAATACCTTAATTCCATATTCGCCTGAAGCGCTTGAAGTGCTTCGTCGGAAACCGGATAGATTTGCCTGATTTTACGAATGATATTTTCCATTTGGGGGTAATGGCGTATTGGGGGTTAATGACGTACTTTAGGATATTTATTATTAAAACGGAAACCAAGACCGAGCATCAGATAATTAGGGGTCTGGAAATCCTGAAGATTGTAGCCGATGTGAAGGAATGAACTCCGGGTGACGTTGATCTTCAACGCAAAGACCTGATACAGTCCGCGCAAATCGCCACGCCCCAGTACATTCGTTCCCAAGCCGACACCGATGGTAAAAAACGGCATCACGTATTCTGCCCGTCCGGAAAGTCCGAGCGCAAGCTGATTCTGAATGCCCGGCACGAGAAATTTACGACGAGAGGAACCACTGCCTGCATCGTACTCCACCAGCGCATCTTCGGTGTACACATTGGCACTACCGTCATAGACACCATCCAGCGAAACTCCAAAGCGCAGCTTATAGTTGAGATTGTACATCGGAGCAAAGTTGAACCCCGCTACGGGATAGCTGCCCGGTGATGCAATCTGTTTCTCGCCCACATAGACGCCTTTGCGACGCCACGAGCCGAACAACACAAGGTCATAACTGACGTGTCGCGGAAAACGGGGAACGTAGGGATGAACCAATGATTTAGTGAGGTCGGCTTCTTCCCGGTTGAAGTTGTACACCAGTCCGATTTTCGCTCCGGTGGTGTTGACACCTGCATTGGGAAACTTGGTGTTGCCGTTGGAGAAATGCGTGAAGTCTCCGCCGATGATAAAGTCGAAATAACGGGAAAGCGACCAGTTAAGGTAGATACCCGCATTGAGGTAGGCATTCACCCGTGAGCCTACGGCTCCGTTGTAGGAGTTGTAATCGTTGTCATAAGGTTTCCATCCGGCAGAAATACCGAAATTCCACTCGTAATTGAGCGAAAGGCGGGGATTGAAACGGGCAATGCGTGCACCTTGAAAGACATAGAACGTCATCGGATCACCCAGTTGCTTTTTGTCGCCAAAGGTGGTGAAAGCCAAGCCGAAACCTTGATAAGCTCCGCCATAGATGCGGTCGGCACAGGTGTTGGGACGAAACTTGAAAGAGTATTTCAGATGAGCGGCAAATGAACTCTGGATGGGTTTCCACCGTTCGTTCTCGCCTTGCAGGAAAGGATTGGTGGGGAACACGTATTGCGGCCGCGCCTCTATCCCCAACCGGTGAATGAAATGGTGGGGAACGTAGGGAGCTACAGTGTCGGCTCCGCATTGCGGGAAGCTGTTGTGCCGGAAGCCATGAATTTCTTCCTGCAATCTCCGCACTTCTTCACGAAGTTGGCGGACGTCCTGCTGGAGCTGTTCTACGTCTTGCCGCATTTCCTTCACCTCTTTCTCTTCCTGCCCTACCTCCTGCGCACTAAGCGAAGTGCCGGGGAAAAGCAAAGCGGAACAGATTACGGCGATTTCCCATCTGGGTATCTTTACTCTCATATAATAGTCTGGTTTGTCTTTTCAGAACGGAAGTTACAAATGGAGCTTCTCAATAAACTGTGCCACATGATAGCCGTCCATCAACCCATGATGGCAGGTTACGGAAACGGGCATCATCAGTCTTTCTCCATCACGGAAGTACTTTCCGGTGGAGATTTTGGGAACACTGTCGCCCGAACGCATATTGGTGGGGTGCTTCATGTCGGTGAATGAGAGCCACGGCACTGCCGAATAATGAATGGCATTGGGATGGAAAGTGCCTCCTTTGTTGAGTCCCGTAGTGACTTGCAAACGTTCCATTTCTGCCTTTGCCCGACGGATAAAAACGAGTTCGTCCGGATCGTATTCAAAGGCGGCAAAAGAAAAGGTATGGTCGTCACGGCCTACGGTGGCTTCGGGCAGAAGGCTGTCATAGCACACCACCTTATCGCCTTCGATGCGATAACGGAATTCTTCTACCGCAGCAGCGGCAGTCGTTATCCGGTGGAGGACTAACAGGGAAAAGGATATGCCTTTGGTTTTGGCTTCCTGATATGCGCGCGTACAGTCTACCTGAACGGTCACTCCGAAAAACGGATCGTCAAAAGCACTGAAATGTTCGTAATGTTCTCTTCTGTTCCAAGTAGCAATATCGATGATCTTCTCTATCTGATTCATTCTAAACACTCTTTTTTATTTGAGAAACGCAGATTAACGCAAATTATCGCAGATTTAGCCTATTTCCTTTGCGGTAATCTGCGTTTCTAAATTCAGACTCTTTACTGATGTTGCTCACGCAACAAGTCGTTCACTGTTTTTACCGGGTTGAAAGTGGAAAGTGGCACTTCTACAAAGACGGTATTCCAGTCGCTCATCGCTCCGTTCCACAAGCCGGGAAGTTCGAGAGCTTTCAGGTCTTTGCCGTTCTTCGATTTGTAGGAGATGAAGCCTGTTGCTTTATCTACATACTTCACCAGGTCGAACTTATGTCCTTTATAATCGCGCACGGCGCATACGAGGTCTACCGGATTGAAGTGTGTGCCTTTCTCGAACATTTCTTTCTTTTCCGGATCGTCCATGTCGATCTGTGAGCTTTCGAGGATTTGCAGGGAGATGGTTCCGTCGCTGTTGTAAGCAAGGAACGGGCCGCCACCGGGTTCGCCTACGTTCTTCACCATTCCGCAGACGCGCATCGGGCGGTTGAACTTGTTTTTCAGGTAGATGGCGAGTACGGAATCTTCGAGGTCTTTCGTCTCCGGATTCTTGCAGAAGAGTTTCTTTTGCAGGAATTGAAGCATTTCCATCATCTGGTCGTGGGTGTATTTACCGCTGTCGAGCAGGGTAAGGTATTCGAATACTTGTTCTTGCAAAGTCACGAGCACTCCGGCAATCAGTTTCTTATAAGTAACGGTGTCGGCTTTCAGTCTGTCGGGCACTACGTTGTCGATGTTCTTGATGAAGATAATGTCTGCATCGAGGTCGTTCAGGTTCTCGATCAGTGCGCCGTGGCCACCGGGACGGAACAGCAGTTTGCCGTTGTCACGGAAAGGTTGGTTGTCCATGTCGGCGGCAATCGTGTCGGTACTCGGCTTTTGTTCGGAGAAGGTGATGTAATAGTCTACTCCATAGCGTTTGGAAAATTCGTCTACCTTTTCGGCTACCAGCTTCTTGAAGAGTTCACGGTGTTCGGTAGATACCGTGAAGTGCACGTTTACTTTACCGCTCTTTCCGGCAGCATACAAGGCTCCTTCGGCGAGATGTTCTTCCATCGGCGTGCGTGAACCTTCGGGATACTTATGGAATTTGAGCAGACCTTTCGGTAGTGCGCCGTAATTCAGTCCGGCTGTTTCGAGCAGGGCGGATACCACTGCTTTATAGTTGCCGTCTTCGATCAGTCCGGGAATATCTTTTCCGTCGATACGCTGGCAGGCTACATTCAGGTCATCATAGAAAGCAAAATTCTTGATTCCGTCGAAGAATGTCTGTTCGAACTTGGTAGTCGGTCGGTCATAGTCGGCA includes:
- the atpD gene encoding F0F1 ATP synthase subunit beta, translated to MSQIIGHISQVIGPVVDVYFEGTDAELVLPSIHDALEIKRPNGKILVVEVQQHIGENTVRTVAMDSTDGLQRGMKVYPTGGPITMPIGEQIKGRLMNVVGDSIDGMKGLDRKGAYSIHRDPPKFEDLTTVQEVLFTGIKVIDLLEPYAKGGKIGLFGGAGVGKTVLIQELINNIAKKHNGFSVFAGVGERTREGNDLLREMIESGVIRYGEAFKEGMEKGHWDLSKVDYNELEKSQVSLIFGQMNEPPGARASVALSGLTVAESFRDAGKEGEKRDILFFIDNIFRFTQAGSEVSALLGRMPSAVGYQPTLATEMGAMQERITSTRKGSITSVQAVYVPADDLTDPAPATTFSHLDATTVLDRKITELGIYPAVDPLASTSRILDPHIVGQEHYDVAQQVKQILQRNKELQDIISILGMEELSEEDKMVVNRARRVQRFLSQPFAVAEQFTGVPGVMVGIEDTIKGFKMILEGEVDYLPEQAFLNVGTIEEAIEKGKKLLEQAAKK
- the purT gene encoding formate-dependent phosphoribosylglycinamide formyltransferase yields the protein MKKILLLGSGELGKEFVISAQRKGQHIIACDSYAGAPAMQVADEFEVFDMLNGEELERVVKKHHPDIIVPEIEAIRTERLYDFEKEGIQVVPSARAVNFTMNRKAIRDLAAQELGLKTAKYFYAKTLEELKEAADKIGFPCVVKPLMSSSGKGQSLVKSADELEHAWEYGCSGSRGDIRELIIEEFIKFDSEITLLTVTQKNGPTLFCPPIGHVQKGGDYRESFQPAHIDPAHLKEAEEMAEKVTRALTGAGLWGVEFFLSHDNGVYFSELSPRPHDTGMVTLAGTQNLNEFELHLRAVLGLPIPGIKQERIGASAVILSPIASQERPQYRGLEEVTKEEDTYLRIFGKPFTRVNRRMGVVLCYAPLDSDLDALRDKAKRIAEKVEVH
- a CDS encoding GNAT family N-acetyltransferase yields the protein MNKIRQVNLSDIPALQELYQHTVLTVNRKDYTAEEVADWASCGDDTSHWNELFEEQHYVVAENEEGVIVGFGSVNDDGYMHTLFVHKDFQHQGVATSLYKHLEAYARERGAKRLTSEVSITAKPFFEKQGFQVDEEQKRKANQMCLTNYKMSKQLC
- a CDS encoding acyltransferase family protein codes for the protein MSNISASAFSDTKAHYDLLDGLRGVAALMVIWYHVFEGFAFASNSAIETLNHGYLAVDFFFILSGFVIGYAYDDRWGKSLTMKDFFKRRLIRLHPMVIMGAVLGAITFCIQGSVQWDGTHIAISMIMLSLLCTIFFIPAMPGVGYEVRGNGEMFPLNGPCWSLFFEYIGNILYALFIRRLSNKALTVFVVLLGVALAAFAVFNVSTYGNIGVGWTLDGVNFLGGSLRMLFPFSLGMLMSRNFKPMKVKGAFWICTIALIALFSVPYLEGLEPLCMNGVYEAFCVIVAFPIILWIGASGTTTDKQSTKICKFLGDISYPVYVIHYPLMYLFYAWLIENQLYTLGETWHVALCVFILSIILAYLCLKLYDEPIRKYLAKRFLSKK
- a CDS encoding Crp/Fnr family transcriptional regulator, with protein sequence MENIIRKIRQIYPVSDEALQALQANMELRYYPKDTRIVQAGVTDRLVYFIEEGIARSVFHHNGEDTTTWFSQEGDVTFGMDSLYYQQPSVESVETLSDCKIYVIHIDKLNALYETYIDIANWGRILHQNVNKELSHMFVERLQLSPKERYEQFNRRYPGLINRVKLKYVAAFLGISIYTLSRVRAKK
- a CDS encoding acyloxyacyl hydrolase — protein: MRVKIPRWEIAVICSALLFPGTSLSAQEVGQEEKEVKEMRQDVEQLQQDVRQLREEVRRLQEEIHGFRHNSFPQCGADTVAPYVPHHFIHRLGIEARPQYVFPTNPFLQGENERWKPIQSSFAAHLKYSFKFRPNTCADRIYGGAYQGFGLAFTTFGDKKQLGDPMTFYVFQGARIARFNPRLSLNYEWNFGISAGWKPYDNDYNSYNGAVGSRVNAYLNAGIYLNWSLSRYFDFIIGGDFTHFSNGNTKFPNAGVNTTGAKIGLVYNFNREEADLTKSLVHPYVPRFPRHVSYDLVLFGSWRRKGVYVGEKQIASPGSYPVAGFNFAPMYNLNYKLRFGVSLDGVYDGSANVYTEDALVEYDAGSGSSRRKFLVPGIQNQLALGLSGRAEYVMPFFTIGVGLGTNVLGRGDLRGLYQVFALKINVTRSSFLHIGYNLQDFQTPNYLMLGLGFRFNNKYPKVRH
- a CDS encoding chloramphenicol acetyltransferase, producing MNQIEKIIDIATWNRREHYEHFSAFDDPFFGVTVQVDCTRAYQEAKTKGISFSLLVLHRITTAAAAVEEFRYRIEGDKVVCYDSLLPEATVGRDDHTFSFAAFEYDPDELVFIRRAKAEMERLQVTTGLNKGGTFHPNAIHYSAVPWLSFTDMKHPTNMRSGDSVPKISTGKYFRDGERLMMPVSVTCHHGLMDGYHVAQFIEKLHL
- a CDS encoding DUF4301 family protein — its product is MITTQDKELLAKKGITEEQIVEQLACFQTGFPFLKLDAAASIEKGILAPDAEEQKAYLAAWDAYTNTDKTVVKFVPASGAASRMFKNLFEFLSADYDRPTTKFEQTFFDGIKNFAFYDDLNVACQRIDGKDIPGLIEDGNYKAVVSALLETAGLNYGALPKGLLKFHKYPEGSRTPMEEHLAEGALYAAGKSGKVNVHFTVSTEHRELFKKLVAEKVDEFSKRYGVDYYITFSEQKPSTDTIAADMDNQPFRDNGKLLFRPGGHGALIENLNDLDADIIFIKNIDNVVPDRLKADTVTYKKLIAGVLVTLQEQVFEYLTLLDSGKYTHDQMMEMLQFLQKKLFCKNPETKDLEDSVLAIYLKNKFNRPMRVCGMVKNVGEPGGGPFLAYNSDGTISLQILESSQIDMDDPEKKEMFEKGTHFNPVDLVCAVRDYKGHKFDLVKYVDKATGFISYKSKNGKDLKALELPGLWNGAMSDWNTVFVEVPLSTFNPVKTVNDLLREQHQ